A section of the Prevotella melaninogenica genome encodes:
- a CDS encoding MBL fold metallo-hydrolase, with the protein MLKIQTFEVNPLQENCYVISDETKECVIIDCGALTESEQNSIIEYIKAEGLTPVHNLGTHGHLDHHFGDAALLVAFNLQPEVSEGDAVFMNNPKQAAAQMLGMQLDYDLPAGELKLTDKQIISFGSHTFKVMHTPGHSGGSVCFYCAEENVLFTGDTLFKGSIGRTDFPGGSMFQIISSLRELAQLPDTTIVYPGHGPQTSIGFELAHNPYMDR; encoded by the coding sequence ATGCTTAAAATCCAGACTTTTGAGGTTAATCCTCTCCAAGAGAACTGTTACGTTATCAGTGACGAAACTAAGGAATGTGTAATTATTGACTGCGGTGCACTTACAGAAAGCGAACAAAACTCCATTATAGAATATATAAAAGCAGAAGGACTTACTCCTGTCCATAATCTTGGTACTCACGGTCACCTTGATCATCACTTTGGAGATGCTGCTCTTCTCGTAGCTTTCAATCTCCAACCAGAGGTTTCTGAAGGTGATGCTGTGTTTATGAATAATCCTAAACAGGCAGCTGCACAGATGCTTGGAATGCAATTAGATTATGATTTGCCTGCAGGTGAGTTGAAACTAACTGATAAACAAATAATATCATTTGGTTCTCACACCTTCAAAGTTATGCATACTCCAGGTCACTCTGGTGGTTCTGTATGCTTCTATTGCGCAGAAGAAAATGTTCTCTTCACTGGTGATACATTATTTAAAGGAAGTATTGGTAGAACAGACTTCCCTGGTGGTAGTATGTTTCAAATTATCAGTAGTCTCCGAGAACTTGCACAACTCCCTGATACAACAATTGTTTACCCAGGTCACGGACCACAAACATCTATTGGATTCGAACTTGCACATAATCCTTATATGGATCGATAA
- the ruvC gene encoding crossover junction endodeoxyribonuclease RuvC, protein MKTKSSQPEKILLGIDPGTNVMGYGVLRICGNKAELVVMGVIDMRKEKDVYLRLGRIFERVTGIIDEYLPDEVAVEAPFFGKNVQSMLKLGRAQGVVIAAAINHDVPIQEYAPLKIKMAITGNGSASKEQVAGMLQKLLHLRDDQMPHFMDATDAVAAAYCHFLQMSRPTTDAKHYGSWKDFARKNADRIR, encoded by the coding sequence ATGAAAACAAAAAGTTCACAACCCGAAAAGATACTACTTGGCATCGACCCAGGCACTAATGTCATGGGATATGGTGTGCTGCGTATCTGTGGAAATAAAGCCGAACTTGTTGTTATGGGGGTCATTGATATGCGTAAGGAGAAAGATGTATATCTTCGTTTGGGCAGGATATTTGAACGCGTAACAGGTATTATTGACGAATACTTACCTGATGAAGTAGCCGTTGAAGCTCCTTTCTTTGGAAAGAATGTACAATCTATGCTAAAGCTTGGACGAGCACAAGGTGTTGTCATCGCTGCAGCCATTAACCACGATGTTCCCATTCAGGAATATGCACCACTAAAAATAAAAATGGCAATTACGGGAAATGGCTCAGCTTCCAAAGAACAAGTGGCTGGTATGCTACAAAAGCTTCTGCATCTACGTGATGACCAAATGCCTCATTTTATGGATGCTACCGATGCTGTTGCAGCAGCTTATTGCCATTTCCTACAGATGAGTCGACCTACAACGGATGCTAAGCACTATGGTTCTTGGAAAGACTTTGCACGCAAAAATGCAGACAGAATAAGATAA
- a CDS encoding RsiV family protein, protein MTKKLFIIFAFSTIIIFFISSCGHKSSAPKKLDIPTAVVSVDTIAHLSDVIQCHVHVDFTYLKENKYAAVNDSLLRMGLLQPDYFSINNNKLTPRTAILFFVRQYIKDYMEIAQLVHQREKDKSQLNGELTIKTELRAALDNYITALSYIAINNGNGELTKYTVVRNFDPKSGKLITLQEQFGKDYKEKLTKEIIERIADREKLEKDDFAGLQAKGYFIGIDPYPTDNFILTDDSIVFIYTPGEISQKEVRVVIDN, encoded by the coding sequence ATGACAAAGAAATTATTTATAATATTTGCTTTTTCCACAATTATAATATTCTTTATTAGCAGTTGTGGACATAAGTCATCAGCACCAAAGAAGTTGGATATACCAACAGCTGTAGTTTCTGTAGACACTATAGCACACCTTTCAGATGTAATACAGTGTCATGTTCATGTTGATTTCACCTATTTGAAAGAAAACAAATATGCTGCTGTCAATGACTCTCTGCTAAGAATGGGGCTTTTACAACCAGACTATTTCTCTATAAATAATAATAAACTCACCCCTCGAACAGCCATTCTATTCTTTGTACGTCAGTACATAAAGGATTATATGGAGATTGCACAGCTTGTTCATCAAAGAGAGAAAGACAAGAGTCAACTCAATGGTGAACTAACTATCAAGACTGAATTACGTGCTGCTTTAGATAACTATATTACTGCTTTATCTTATATAGCCATTAACAACGGTAATGGAGAGCTCACTAAGTACACAGTTGTACGTAATTTCGACCCTAAAAGTGGAAAACTTATCACACTTCAAGAGCAGTTTGGTAAGGATTATAAAGAGAAACTAACAAAGGAAATCATTGAGCGTATAGCTGACAGAGAAAAGCTTGAGAAAGATGATTTTGCAGGACTTCAAGCAAAAGGTTATTTCATTGGAATAGATCCCTATCCTACTGATAACTTCATTCTCACAGATGATTCAATTGTGTTTATCTATACTCCAGGCGAAATTAGTCAGAAAGAAGTTAGAGTCGTTATCGACAACTAA
- the rsmG gene encoding 16S rRNA (guanine(527)-N(7))-methyltransferase RsmG: MIEIIKKYFPQLTPKQEEQFTALDALYHDWNAKINVISRKDIDNLYEHHILHSLAIAKYITFREGTNVLDFGTGGGFPGIPLAIFFPEANFKLIDGTGKKVRVAQEVADAIGLENVLPAHLRGEEEKGKFDFIVSRAVMPLPDLMKIVKKNIASDQHNVLPNGIIVLKGGNLDEELKPYKNIAEKTELSQWFDEEWFKEKYLIYVPG; encoded by the coding sequence ATGATTGAAATTATAAAGAAATACTTTCCTCAACTTACACCAAAACAAGAAGAGCAATTTACAGCACTTGATGCTTTATATCACGATTGGAATGCAAAAATCAATGTTATTTCACGCAAAGACATTGATAATCTCTATGAGCATCACATTCTTCACTCACTTGCAATTGCTAAATATATTACCTTCCGTGAGGGTACAAATGTCCTTGATTTTGGAACAGGTGGTGGTTTTCCTGGAATTCCTCTTGCCATTTTCTTCCCTGAAGCTAATTTCAAACTTATTGACGGTACAGGAAAGAAAGTAAGAGTAGCGCAGGAAGTTGCTGATGCTATTGGACTTGAGAACGTTCTCCCTGCTCACTTGCGTGGAGAAGAGGAAAAGGGTAAGTTCGACTTTATCGTATCACGTGCTGTAATGCCACTACCTGATTTGATGAAGATTGTAAAGAAGAATATTGCATCAGATCAGCATAATGTTTTGCCAAATGGTATCATTGTTTTGAAAGGTGGAAACCTTGATGAAGAATTAAAGCCATACAAGAACATTGCTGAGAAGACAGAACTATCACAATGGTTTGATGAAGAGTGGTTTAAGGAGAAATACCTTATTTATGTGCCAGGATAA